In one window of Nitrospiraceae bacterium DNA:
- a CDS encoding N-acetyltransferase, whose product MPISPNVMVDSSVVIHHPELVNLYGCRIGKDTKIGAFVEIQKNASVGERCKISSHTFICEGVTIQDDVFVGHGVVFINDRYPKASIDGHLQSEADWTVIPILVKRGASIGSGAVIMCGVTIGEGALVGAGAVVTHDVPPRTTVLGVPARFEALKQRSA is encoded by the coding sequence ATGCCTATCAGCCCGAACGTGATGGTCGACAGCAGCGTCGTGATCCACCATCCGGAACTGGTGAACCTGTATGGGTGCCGGATCGGAAAAGATACCAAGATCGGCGCGTTCGTCGAAATTCAGAAGAATGCGTCTGTGGGAGAGCGGTGCAAGATCTCCTCGCACACCTTTATCTGCGAGGGCGTCACGATTCAAGACGATGTGTTTGTGGGACATGGAGTCGTGTTTATCAACGACCGCTACCCAAAGGCCAGTATCGACGGACATCTGCAATCGGAAGCCGACTGGACGGTCATTCCGATTCTGGTCAAGCGGGGTGCGTCGATCGGCAGCGGAGCAGTCATTATGTGTGGGGTTACGATCGGGGAGGGCGCGTTGGTCGGAGCCGGCGCGGTCGTCACCCATGACGTCCCGCCTCGTACCACCGTACTGGGGGTGCCGGCGCGATTCGAGGCCTTGAAGCAGAGGAGTGCCTGA
- a CDS encoding flagellar brake protein produces MGEPSLPCQSAGSFLAVGLPLQMHLSGADNRSQYGSSLLGWREGAWLMCEWPFQLGQPVPCAAGSQCVIRYMYQGRMVGFRSEVLSTHHVPFPFLLLTYPTNREEVALRKHCRIATNEPLVLTRVSDGLPTPRSETPDRIGGLLRDLSAAGCCISLQRAAHDFFPGMCLRMEFEVLGIGHISNLAGIVRNIAPVGDVTELGVEFRFDGKESIEYRGWGASVQKTLEQWASRAVDASSSVR; encoded by the coding sequence ATGGGCGAACCAAGTCTTCCCTGTCAGTCTGCTGGATCGTTTTTGGCGGTAGGCCTACCCCTCCAAATGCACCTTTCAGGGGCCGATAACCGCAGTCAGTACGGGTCATCGTTGCTCGGATGGAGGGAAGGGGCATGGTTGATGTGCGAGTGGCCCTTTCAATTGGGGCAGCCGGTGCCTTGCGCAGCCGGATCTCAGTGCGTCATTAGATATATGTACCAGGGCCGCATGGTGGGGTTCCGGAGCGAGGTCCTCTCAACCCACCACGTCCCGTTTCCCTTTCTTCTCCTGACCTATCCGACCAACCGGGAAGAAGTAGCCCTTCGCAAACATTGCCGAATTGCCACGAACGAGCCGTTGGTTTTGACGCGGGTGAGTGACGGACTTCCGACACCCCGCTCCGAGACGCCGGACCGGATCGGCGGGTTGTTACGAGACCTCAGCGCGGCGGGCTGTTGTATCTCGCTCCAGCGTGCCGCCCATGATTTCTTTCCTGGGATGTGTCTTCGCATGGAGTTTGAGGTTCTGGGCATCGGCCACATCAGTAACTTGGCGGGCATCGTACGAAATATCGCACCCGTCGGCGACGTGACCGAGCTTGGTGTGGAGTTCCGATTCGACGGGAAAGAATCCATTGAATATCGCGGGTGGGGGGCGTCGGTGCAGAAGACCCTTGAGCAATGGGCTAGCCGAGCGGTCGATGCATCGTCCTCCGTACGTTGA
- a CDS encoding Gfo/Idh/MocA family oxidoreductase: MIGIGVIGFGYWGPNMVRNFHEMPDARVLAVSDLRMERLSLAASRYPGVTVTTRVQDLLKSPAVDAVVIATPVSTHFDLALQALQAGKHVLVEKPLTMTTEQAVRLTEEADRRGLTLMVDHTFVYTGSVRAIKDLIDKGDVGDLYYYDSVRVNLGLFQHDVNVLWDLAVHDLSIMEHLLPGRPRAVSATGMRHFPKEPENIAYLTLFYDSSLIAHIHVNWLAPVKVRRTLIGGSRKMVIYDDVEPSEKVKVYDKGVTTELQKGGSEAVYKMLVGYRAGDMWAPQLDNTEALKTEARHFLDCIVR; the protein is encoded by the coding sequence ATGATCGGAATCGGCGTGATCGGATTTGGTTACTGGGGCCCCAACATGGTCAGGAATTTTCATGAGATGCCCGATGCCAGGGTGTTGGCGGTCAGTGACCTTCGGATGGAACGGCTGAGTCTGGCCGCCTCCCGCTATCCCGGCGTGACCGTCACGACCCGGGTTCAAGATCTGCTGAAGTCGCCGGCGGTGGATGCCGTGGTGATCGCCACACCGGTGTCCACCCACTTCGATCTGGCGCTCCAGGCGCTGCAGGCCGGAAAACATGTGTTGGTGGAGAAGCCCTTGACCATGACGACGGAACAGGCCGTCAGGCTGACCGAAGAAGCCGACCGACGGGGTCTGACACTCATGGTCGATCACACTTTCGTCTATACCGGCAGCGTTCGGGCGATCAAAGACTTGATCGACAAGGGTGACGTCGGAGACCTCTATTACTATGACTCAGTCCGCGTGAATCTCGGCCTCTTTCAGCATGACGTGAATGTTCTCTGGGATCTGGCCGTACACGATCTTTCGATCATGGAACACCTTCTGCCGGGGCGCCCCCGGGCTGTCTCCGCGACCGGCATGCGGCATTTTCCGAAAGAGCCGGAAAACATCGCATACCTGACGCTGTTCTACGACTCATCGTTGATCGCCCACATCCACGTGAACTGGCTTGCGCCGGTCAAGGTGCGCCGCACGTTGATCGGTGGGAGCCGGAAGATGGTCATCTATGACGATGTGGAGCCCAGCGAAAAGGTCAAGGTCTACGACAAGGGCGTGACGACGGAGCTCCAAAAGGGCGGCAGCGAGGCCGTGTACAAGATGCTGGTGGGCTACCGCGCCGGCGACATGTGGGCGCCGCAACTCGATAACACTGAGGCGCTGAAGACCGAAGCGCGTCATTTCCTTGATTGCATCGTCCG